Below is a genomic region from Mustela lutreola isolate mMusLut2 chromosome 1, mMusLut2.pri, whole genome shotgun sequence.
AGTTACTAGAAGCACTTTTTACCAAGTTTGAGTTTCTGTCCTTGTAAAGCTGAACTCTTTTCCCtgaaccaaattaataaaatggaatttcttaTTAAGAATAAATTATTAAGTTAAATGGAAGCACTGGGCTGGGAAGCAATTGATGCAATTTGTTTTCAAAGCCTTAAAAGTGCTGCAGTGTGCATAGATCACAAGGACTGGCTTAAGTGCCAAAGGGGGCATTAATTTTCTTTCGTAGAGGATTCCAGGTTCACAGGATATCAGAAGTGCTGACTTGGTAGTGCAGTCCCATTTGTAACATGTTAGATCAGGAAACAGATTGATTTGTACATTGATGTAGTGGATCCACGCCCCGTGTGTGCTTCAGAAAATGGAGGCACATTGAATAAGAGCGTTTTCAGAGGAACAAAACCGATCTGCCATAGTCTAGGTAAGGTTGGCATCTGTTTGATTGGTTGGTTCCTAGACATGGTCCACAGAGGCTTTTTATATTTCAGATGATACCTTCCTGAGAGTCTCTTATGACCACAAGGATTAATCTTTCTGAACTCAAAAGTGAATCATGGCCGCGTATTAGCTGTCTGGAGTGATGCCAGTTACTCTCCTTTCTTGATGGTAACCGACGTGAGGGGCTGCTGCCTCTTCGCTGCCTCTTCCTGTTGCTTTAACCTCTGGCAGTTTCGACTGACCATCTCAGCACAAAGATCAAATGCACTCATCACTGATGTATTGACCTTCGTGGTTGACCCATAAACTGAACATTTATACAGTTGGAACTCTTGCGGTCTTTTAGCCAGCAGCCATAATGAGTAACATGTGGAACATAATCTTTGGTGCTGGTAAGTGGCTGCCGGCACACTTTGGACCGCGCCACGTCTGTGGCTTGGGCGAGCTCACATAACTAATCGACACTGTTTCTTAGAGTCTAAACATGATTTCATGTTTAGAATTTAAGAGGTTAGCCCTCCCTCCTCCAGGTTGTTCTGCCACACCCGAAATCCCATTTGTGTAATAGCTgcttttaatgttaaaatatacaaggccaggggctcctgactggctcaatcagtggagtgtgcgactcttgatctcagggttgtaggttcgaGCCTCAtgctgggggtagagattacttaaaatcttaaagggatgcctgggtggctcaggcatttcAGTATCAGacttttgatttcaactcaggtcatgacctcagggtcatgagatcgagccctgtgttagCCTCTGCTCCGagtatggaacctgcttaagactctgtccctctgcccctttaaaaaagtctttttaaaaataaataaaatatacaaagccATAGAGAGCCTTTAGGAATTCTTGTTCCACATCTTTTAGATTTAACTGTGATGGATTAATTATAGCAGATTTAGGAAACACTTTCCTTTTGGCCTATGCTTTggcttttttgcttttattttatcatctctcagttttctttatttctgtctgGGCTTTTGAAGTAGGAAGGAAAGAACTTAGGGAAACACTGGTTTCGGTTGATAAAAGTGTTCCTTGgggtttccttgcctttttctcgGTATTAACACATTTATGTATATCCATTTTCCTCCATATTGTAATCTAGCATTCTAGCCATAATCCTTCGATATGGCTCTCAAAAGCAGAACGGCCAATAGAAGAGGCATTTTGATACATGTTTTGAACTCAGGGTGAGAATTAAACATACCTGTCTTGTGTGTCTTTACCCCTCTTAATGATTGGTTTGAATTAATACACCATTAGAGTATTGCctgtaaataaatgtgtgttccTTTCCACAGGTATCCttgaatgttctttttcttttttctaaagattttaagtaatctctacacccagcatggggtctgaactcacagccctgagatcaggagttgcttGATTCTGCTGGCTgtgtcagccaggcgcccctcttctctttttcttatcagCCTATAGCTTTATATGCAGTTATCTGGAATCCTTAGATCTGCCTTCtcttttaataaatgattaatCGTCACAGTAGGACTACAGTCAATTCCAGTTGATAAAGTTGCTAATTGTTCTCTTCTTTGGATTTAATTGAGGTATTTTTTTCAACCCTGATTGATCTTGGCAATATTTTCAACCCAAATTAGCTTTCTCCCAGTTACCCAACAAGTGTCTGTGCTTTCTTCTCTTGTCCTGGTCGAAAGTTGGCTTATTTTAATAAGCTCCTACGCTAAATGTGTGGAGGCTGGCGAATTTTTCCTGGAGGAAAGATCATAATGTGTTTCAGAATCAGTCTCCTGATTGGAAGGACCATTAATGTCCATATCATCCATCAGCACAAATAAATGAGAGTTGCTTAGAAAGCGCATATTTTCCATATATTAAAAAGTCAAAGCTACCCTTTCTGTTAATTGAAAAACCATTTTATGTtaattgctcattttaaaaagagcaacacAGTAGACCATACAGTCTTTAACCCTATACAccaagtttttaacattttattttcttatgttttaaagatttcatttattaatttgacagagacaccagagagagagggaacacaagcagggggagcagggagcccagtgtgggcctggatcccagaactctgggatcatgacccgagcagaaggcagctgcctaacgactgagcctcccaggtgcccagtttttaacattttaaaaaactctttaatttttattttgaaagaacatTTACATTAGGGGAGACTGCAAAACTCCATTGTGGATGTAGCCATCATTATTGACATAATTCTAGGTGCTGGGATGCCTGTTTTCTCTAGAACAGGAGACTTTGTTAGGACCCTTACCTGTTATAATGCCTGAATGTTATTTCTCACCTGTAATTTGTGATCTGTTAGTGGCTATGATTTTTTCACAAAGAAGAGGACACTAACCAAAGAAACATAATGGAATCATTGATTATTTTTATCTAATATAAGATAAAATTGTTCATGAAATCCCTTTTAGTGTTCTGCTTCCACGAATGATACCGTCCGTCACTGAGGGATGCAAGCCATGCTTGACATCTCCCCCCCGCCCAATGAATCTGTTGCCAAGTCTTGCCCCTTGTGTTGTCTCTCCTCTCATATCTGTTTCTCTGCTGTACTGCCTTCAGTCCAAGGTAccatcttccctctccccctgctctcccgAGTCCGCAACTCCAGCTTCCTGAGCCATCCCCTGCATATGCTTGTTCCCCTTCAATCTCTTTGCCATCCTGCAACCAGGAAAAAGTATCGCAGCTGCattttgaaaatactaattttgtGCTTAAAACCTCCCAGCACCTCAGTGATACAGTGATACACTGTTCCTTTTGTGGTCCACACACTGTGTAGGCTTGTCCCTGCGTGCCTCTCCGTCCTTCTACTTGCTGtctgcctctgctttctctccACATGGGAACCTCACAAGCACTGCTCTTCAGGAGGCTTCTCTGACCACCTCTGTACCCCACCCTAAGTTCAGTTGCCTTCCGGTCTGCGGCTTCAGCATTGGGTTCTTTTCCTTTGTAGGACATCTAGGAATGTGATCACACTTTTCTTATGTGTGAGTATGGACTCTTGGGCTAGACTGTAAGCCCCATGTGAGCAGAGACAACAACTTTTTGCTCACTCTTGTGACCTAGGCATTTAGCATGTTGCTTTGCAAATTGTTGGCAGCTGTTTAACAAAATTTTGAGTGAGTGAATTACTGGAACTTTAGCCATTCTGTACTTTTGTGGCTTCCTAATCACGGTTGGGTTATAGGCTCCCAAGTTAGAAGTAtccaggtggggagtgggggttaGATTTTCCATTGACCTTTTGCTTTGATCGTTTAAGTCCAACAGTTGTTTTTTCTGGCCTAACTCCTaggaaaattatttgtttatgaagataaaaataataaataatgaaattttaaaagatcagttCTTGTCACACAAGCCATTGTGTGCCTTCGTGCCAGCTTTTTTGGAGTAAACATGGATATTTTTCCCCCCTTCGCTAGGCTCTTGCAGCCAATGCCGGAACAGGATTTGCTGTCGCGGAGCCTCAAATTGCAATGTTTTGTGGGAAGTTAAATATGCATGTGAATATTCAGACTGGAAAATGGGAACCGGACCCAACAGGCACTAAGAGCTGCTTTGGAACAAAAGAAGAAGTTCTTCAGTACTGTCAGGAGGTAAGAGTGTTTTCTAGAATGGGAAAATGGCTTTTTTCTTCTGGGTCAAGCTTGAAACTCTTTACCTTAGAAGACCAACTTGCTGATGACAGAGCCCGGgccttttatttctaaatatatatgatGGGACAGACTTGTCTCATGTGCGCTGCGAGCTCTTGGTTCTTTTGGGAGGGAAAATAGTACAGAGACTGGGCGGGACTCATACAAGTAAAGCctggttctctctgcttcccactGTGAGGCCAGACATGTCAGCATGTCATGTTTATGCTAGTAAAGCCTGGTTCTCTTGGTTTTCTACTTCCTGATAGAAAGTCACAGTATTGGAAATGATAATCTCAGATCCGACTCAACTTACCTTTTGGGTCAAACCTTGACCTCGGAAGGGATGTGGGATGTTTTAGATTCTTACCAAGATTAGCATGGAGGGCCTGAGTTAAAGTATTATTCTCTAATTTCATCAGCAGACATTTCCATGgacttgccttttatttcttctccgCTATTTATGTGCATCCTACAAGTGGACTTGATACCTAATAGATTTATTTTGGGTCTAGAGCTTACtgcttttacaaaaataaataaaagattaaatccTTATTTAAACCTTAAATaaagattcctttttattttttttagagaacacATTAGAAGTGGTCAAAAATCAACCTGTCAAAAGGAAACTAATACTTACAGTATTCTTTTATTGGATGAGTTCAGTTAGAACCAGGAGTAGGAGAGTGGAAGTTGAGATTTATAGAGCTTAATGATGACATGACACCGGGCATCCTTACTTGCAAACGAATGTCCATTTATTATGGATCAAGTACATTTATTTTgcgtgtgttttcttttctttgcagaTGTATCCAGAGCTACAGATCACAAACGTGATGGAAGCAAATGAGCCTGTCAGTGTTGACAATTGGTGCCGGAGGGACAAAAAACAGTGCAAGACGCACATCGTGATCCCTTTCAAGTGTCTTGGTGAGTGTCGCTTAGATGCTCTTGGTTACAGGAACCTCCAGGACGGGGACGTTgctcatttttacatttaatgttCTCTGGCCTCACAGTGAAATTTCTACATTAGTTAAGAAGCCAAGGGCTGCAGGAGTGTATTGTGGGCctccttttttcattatttactgCTTTCTAGGGTAGATGGTTGATTTATCTTTGATGGTCATGACCTCTCCCATCGGTGGGCATCCTGTGTTTTAATGCTGGGCTTTTTGCACGATGTGAGTCAGGGTGTTGTCCTGGGAGCAGCCCAGCTTTTGCCTCACACTGATGTTTGAAATTCCTGTGTTCCAGTCGTAGTAGTGAGATGTACTGAGTAGCCCAAGGAATGGAGGCTTCTCTTCCTCTTACTTTGTCCTACACACATTTGGCAAGGTACTGAGAGCCTGTATTGCTGGCGAGGCCAGACTTGTGGGAGTTTTCAGGAGAAGTGACTCAGCTCCCCGTGCACACGATTAGGGAGGCCTGGGCTCTGCCCTGTGCTGCCTGCTGTTCTGAAGGGCCCATGACCGCTGTGGGGTTGTCTGACCCTGTGGTTGGTGTTAATAGAGCTAACTTGACTAAAACTGAGCAAGAAATTTTTATTCCCCAGAAACAGTAGTTTCCCACGCTTGCCTAGTTACTGCCTGCCTAGTCCTAACCATGCGTCACTGAGGCATCCATACGTACTCACATGTGTGTGTCATCTGGGTGATTCAGGAGCAGATATGGTCATAGAAGCTTAAAAGGTCAAAGTAATTGATTTTTGATGATGCATGATAGGATTAATGTAGATACAGCATGAACGGGCATTCTAGGTAGTTCGTAGATgtatttaattttagccattaattTAACTTGCTCTACTTCTTCTCTTCATTAAAGCCTTTCCTAAAATGGAATAAGTTGCTTTTCTCATTCTCATATGTATCAAAATAACAGGAAGAGTCTGCGCCTAAGTAACAGTGTTTAAAATTTGTAGCAGTTACTGTTTGAAAGTATTCAGTAGAGGGGGAAAGAGGGACAGTGCTGGCGCTTACTTACcactgttcactttaaaatggaggatcaaggggcgcctgggtggctcagtgggttaagccgctgccttcggttcaggtcatgatctcagggtcctgggatcgagtcccgcatcgggctctctgctcatcagggagcctgcttccttctctcactctctctctgcctgcctctctgcctacttgtgatctctgtctgtcaaataaataaaatctttaaaaaataaaataaaataaaatggaagatcaTGCAGTCCGGAGTGTGAGAACTAGAAACCTTTTGTGTGGTGTGGTTTTAAGGATGTTCTCCCATTCCATTTGGCTCTCAGAACTCTCCGGGAATGAGGTTTCATTCATTCTCTATAAAATTCATGAACTAATTGAAACAGGAGTGTATTTTTGAGTTATTTGTAGACAAGAGATAGAGAGTACTTGAAGTCGTTTCTTCCTTTTGCATTGTTACCCCACCGCACCCCAGCGGGACTTGGTAGCTGGTTGCCCCTCCTGCATGCTTTTTGTCGTGGCTCCACTCCTCACCCAGAGCTTTGGTCTGGAGATCTGGGagacctctctctccccacatccAGTCAGTTTTGAAGCCTGATTCGTACCTCTTCAATACGGCTTCTCTGCCTGGTTCCCAGACTGTACACTTAGGCACCAAGGACATTGGTGTAAACTCAGGGTGTGGGCATTGTGGGGTATTTTTGATTTTCAAGGGAGGCACCTCTCAGACATACGTTGAACTACTAGCTGGAGGTATTCACAGTTGCAGCATCCTATGGCTCCATTCCTTCAGTGACCTCCTGTCTTTCTGGACTGGTATCTTAGTGGTTCCTGAGTTGAAGAGCCAGGCTCACACTAACGTAActggagtgggaggagaaggaagtgTGCTGGGATTCAGGCAGTTGCAATGCTGAAGGAGTTTTGTGGTGCCCAGCAAGCACTAAGGACAGGAGGACTATTAAGTAGTTGGACCTAACTAGCTAGTTTTTGGATGTTCTTTTGGCCTGGAAGTGCTATGAAAACATTACCGAGACACGCAGGGTGCTGTGACTTGAAAGTTGGGAATGTCTGGCTTATATCCTTTTCCTCCCATCGGATTCCTGCCCGTTCGTCCTTTCTTGCCTGGATGGTGACAGTGGCCTCCTTGGGTGCTTCTCTGTTCTGTTGCTTCGTCTGTTGCCCTCTGACCTCAAATGAAGATTGAGTTGTTTTTCTTGTACCTAAAAGCCTTTAGTAGCTCTTCTTCCCCTATAAGATAGATTGGTTTAAGCTTCCTAGCTTAGTTAAAAATTCCATGATATGGCCTTTGCTTAGGCCTTCTAGGTTGTCTGCCACCCCTGCTCTGCATACCGCTCCTCGTCACTGTGGCATTCTCATTCACGCACCATCCAACTTTCATTGCTGGAATGCCTTTCCTCTGCTTCCTTTGCTTGGGAAGTTCTCCCTTCAAGGCTTATTACTTAAGGGGCTGCCTccctcatatttattttatttttattttttttatttttttttttttatgaaaaaatacatCACATTTAATTTATAAAGTATCCTGTGCATGTTACAAGAGGTTAGAGTAAATACAATTAGATACGtactattctgtatttttaaaacaatgtcattttcaaaatataaaaaatagaccCGTTTTCAAAGACCCATTTAAAtatggctttgaaaaccagtttTATTTACAACAAACAGATGGAAGTGCAACGGCATTCATAAAGgtttatgataaataaaaatattattctggcATCCTTTGGGGGCAGGCTTTTATAGGTATTTGCAATGGCTCATAAAAGTAAAATCAATAATGGCCATCAATGTAATTTGTATTTAAACCTGAATATGAACAACCAATGAAGATTAATCATTTATTTGGGATCCGAACCCATATGTTAGAGAGCTGAAGTAGGAAGTTAGTTTCTCACTTCCACACAGTTTCTCAAAAACATATTCCAATCATTCTCGTGTCTGTATGAGAATAAATCACTGATTTATAGCCAAATATGCTAACCCAGCTGAATCCTAATTCAGATTTTTTAACTTTACGAGACACTAAGTACCTATGTCAAAAAATGTAACTGGATCCACAATTACAGAGCCCCtcgagaaaaaaaattaatgacaacaAATATCAGACATTTCTCAAATGAAGAGAAGTATATAACTTCTCAAATTTTCCTAGTTAGCACATTCCAATGGAATTAAAACGAAAATACActtaacagtgttttttttttcctcaccaaaATTTCCCAATTCAAAAATGGTCTGGATTTAAGCAGTACTTTCCCCAGCAAAATCCTTCAAGTTCAATTTACCCTTGAAACAGTCATAATAATTCTTTTCATAGGCCATTTTCTTGCTATTGCACAGAGACTGATTTTAAAGCCAATCCAGGCAATCCAGGCAAATGAGTTCAGAAAAAGAAGCACATTCATCTAATCCATTTAGCAAATGCTATAATCAGCTTCTACATGAACAGTGAAATACAGAAATTTGTGAAACTCTCCGCTTGATGTCAGTTTTACTATTGTGTCGATGGGAGCCATTTCTGGACGAGGTAGCCAAATCCCATACAAATGGGGAAGGCAAAAAGCGGAAAAACATTGCAAAGTCTTAGCAGTTCTTTGACTTCTAATGACTACAGACTGATTTCCATGTGACCCACGTTGCTGTGCAGTCTTCTTCCGAGGTTTACATCTCAAACACAAAGGAACAGTTGCTCCCTTAAGCAGATGTACTGAAATTATCTTCTTCTagcttactttttattttctctaaggtCAAGTAGAAAATGTGAGACATTCTCATATACCACAAAAGTAATACAGCAGGCTGGAGTCACTCTAATCAAATTGGGGGCAATTCCTTTGTAAAATCCACCAACGCCTTCTTTCCTCCACGTCTTTGTGATCACGTCCAGCACGCCCTTGTAAAACATGTGCTGATCCTGAAGACGGGCTCTCACGACCTGGTATGGGTATGTGGCTGCTACAGCAAATATCTTGGAGAGTGCGGCAACAGATATATACTCTATTGTGCTCAGCTGGGCCTCTGGTAACCTGTTGATATGCTGGTTGTACTTCAACTTCAACAACTCATATGCCATGAACTGAAGGGCACCATGTGATGTTCCaaacagcccaggaataaatcccttaTATAATCCACGCACACCTTCATACTTATATATTTTCAGAAGCGTATCAAACATTCCTTTATATTGTCGCTGTGAGGAGTTAACAACACCATTGTACTGTAACATAAGGCGAGTTTTTGTTACCCATAACGGGTTTGTAATGCAGagggtcatggctccagcttccGCGGCTGAGACGAGGTATTCTGTTGCCTCTAAACGTTccactcttccttctgtcttataTGATTTGATGGcattgtaaaagaaaaagtagagtcCCCAGGATAGACCTGCACCCCACACGTTTGGGGTTACTCCTTGGTAGAGGCCTCGTAGTCCATCAAGTTTCCAAATGGTAGTCAAGCAATGCACAATTCCTTTATATTTTGGTCTCAGTTCCAATCCATCACTCACAGCGAAGCGGATCTTCACGAGATCGAGCGGGTGCAGTGCGAGGTTGGACAGGACCCCGCCGCTCACGCCCGCCACCAGGTTCTCGTACCGGACGTGGCGGAATATCGTGCTCCACACCGACGACCCTGACGCTGACTGTCCCTGGCccgtcatagtcccagggtccgcTGATACCGCGCCCAGGGCCGCGGAGGTGGTAGGAGATGCAGTGGCCGCCACCGTGGCGACCGTCGCCGCCTAAGAACAGAAAccgcgggggggtggggtggcggggtgggcctattttatttttaaatatttatttatttgagagaaagacagagagacacacatgcacacacatgagccaatacaggggtggagggaggacagaggaagagggagaatcttaagcagatactcccctgagcacagaacccaacggggcgttgggggttgggggttgacGCTTGATCTCATGATGCCATGATCGTGACtcgagcagaaatcaagagtcagacactcagctgactgagctgcccaggtgaggggcttcctcctttaaagaaaacttttcatCCTGGTTATATTTTCTGTCCAGATACACAGATTTCTGAAATTCTCCCATTGTTGCCATTGCATCTGTCACCCTGTACAGTGATGATCTGTTTCGGGATCTTTCTCCAACTTTGCTGTAAACACTGTGAAACTAGGGACCTACTTTCATCCTCTTTGTCCTCTAGTACAGTGACTGTGTTTAGAACAGAGGATACACTTTTTAATGATAATTAGAAGACAAGACTGCTTACCATAGCTGGTACACGACAGAAATCacattttaatactttattttccaATATGCTGTATGTAGTTTGAATTTTTCAGTGTTAAGAACCAaacagtgaggggcacctgggtggctcagtgggttaaagcctctgccttcggcttgggtcgtggtcccagggtcctgggatcaagccccgcattgggctctctgcccaggggagagcctgcttcctcctctcttctctgcctgcttgtgatctctttctgtcaataaataaataaataaatacatctttaaaaaaagaaaaaggaaaaaaagggaatcaAACAGTGAAATGATATTGTTgttaatttaaatgtataaagGACAGTTTGACCATCAACTATTCAATACTTTCTTTGCATGTGGACACTgagtattgtattgtattgtatggTCTTTGATGTTTAATTCAGACAATTCTTTGTGTTTATACCTGTACCCATTTAGACACCTTCTTAAATACATACAGTTGCCTGAGGCTAAGCTAGTAAGGGACCAGGTGACTGGAGTTCAAGGGAGGTAGCAGGACAGAAATACTGCCAATTCTTCTTTGTCATCATTTAAGAAGTAgatttccttaatttattttttaagattttatttatttattagagagcatgagcagtggtggggggagaagcagactctccactgagcaggaatcccaggaccctggaatcatgacccgagtcgaaggcagtggcttaatggactgagccacccaggtgccccttaagaagTAGATTTTAatgtctttctcctttcccctccccatctccccatagAGCACCCAAGTAGAACTGAGCTTGATTCATAATTAGCACCACTTcctcttttccatatttttagaaAGCATTCCGGAGATAGTcttttagaattgcttttgcctttaaaattaagaataatttaggtcgcctggttggctcagtgggttaaagcctctgccttcagctcaggtcatgatcccaaccaGGGTcgagggattgagccccacattgggctctctgctcagcggggagcctgcttcctcctctctctctgcctgcttgtgatctctttctgtcaaataaataaataaaatcttaaaaaataaaaaagaataatttaaaaataatctcaagtTTATGAAATGCTTAGAAAATTGTACAAAGAGTTCTGTATACTCTTTCCTCAGATTTTCCAACTATTACCATTTGACTGATACGGTAAAATTAACTGTATTTATTCCCCCAACACCCTCAACCCTTGCCCTCTGTTCCTGGGTTTTTGCATTTGAGTCATTTAAGTGATGTCTTTTTATTCCTTAGTACCTCAGTGTAGATTTTCTAGAAACAAGGACATTCTCCTATGTAACCATatcatcaaaatcaggaaattatcATTGATCTAAATCTAATCTACAGACCTTAT
It encodes:
- the LOC131838641 gene encoding mitochondrial folate transporter/carrier, whose protein sequence is MTGQGQSASGSSVWSTIFRHVRYENLVAGVSGGVLSNLALHPLDLVKIRFAVSDGLELRPKYKGIVHCLTTIWKLDGLRGLYQGVTPNVWGAGLSWGLYFFFYNAIKSYKTEGRVERLEATEYLVSAAEAGAMTLCITNPLWVTKTRLMLQYNGVVNSSQRQYKGMFDTLLKIYKYEGVRGLYKGFIPGLFGTSHGALQFMAYELLKLKYNQHINRLPEAQLSTIEYISVAALSKIFAVAATYPYQVVRARLQDQHMFYKGVLDVITKTWRKEGVGGFYKGIAPNLIRVTPACCITFVVYENVSHFLLDLRENKK